From Streptomyces fungicidicus, one genomic window encodes:
- a CDS encoding PucR family transcriptional regulator, with product MYEGSGTLRQNARVTSEHRDDYQELVDEISELLGAPATLENRDFELIAFGAYDSEGDLDPSVLDPVRTRSILTRRSTSAVRAWFESFGITRATGPVRIPRTPEAGVHRGRICLPVRHRGVVLGYVWLLDYDPGPSERQLDAAMRVTARIGALLADEAQHGADLTRELRAVLTAERDWQREMAVAELRTALGNRADGPHTMVCVAPWPSADPDDAPTVRTVPGATALCTLPRGATGLSLALLLRLRSPDVLAPATAAASRLLERAGSSRPKSRGGSAVAAGIAAPRAGLAELGAAWREASASARAALAEPRLGPVAQWASIGPFRLLTALPPEAAHDPVAGPLLAPAQAELARTAEVYLDRAGQAGRTAAELGIHRQTLYYRLSRIEQLTGLDLDDGEDRLLLHMALKGSRL from the coding sequence ATGTATGAAGGCTCCGGGACTTTGCGGCAGAATGCCCGGGTGACGTCGGAACACAGGGATGACTACCAGGAGCTGGTGGACGAGATCTCGGAGCTGCTCGGCGCTCCGGCGACCCTGGAGAACCGGGATTTCGAGCTGATCGCCTTCGGGGCGTACGACAGCGAGGGCGACCTCGATCCGTCCGTGCTGGACCCGGTGCGCACCCGCTCGATCCTGACCCGCCGTTCGACGTCCGCCGTGCGGGCCTGGTTCGAGAGCTTCGGCATCACCCGGGCGACCGGCCCGGTCCGCATCCCGCGCACCCCCGAGGCGGGTGTCCACCGGGGCCGGATCTGTCTGCCGGTACGCCACCGGGGTGTCGTCCTCGGCTATGTGTGGCTGCTGGACTACGACCCGGGTCCGTCCGAGCGGCAGCTGGACGCGGCCATGCGGGTGACGGCCCGGATCGGCGCGCTGCTCGCCGACGAGGCCCAGCACGGCGCGGACCTCACCCGGGAGCTGCGGGCGGTGCTGACCGCGGAGCGGGACTGGCAGCGGGAGATGGCGGTCGCGGAGCTGCGCACCGCCCTGGGCAACCGCGCCGACGGCCCGCACACGATGGTCTGCGTCGCCCCCTGGCCCTCCGCCGACCCCGACGACGCCCCCACCGTCCGCACGGTGCCGGGGGCTACGGCGCTGTGCACCCTCCCCCGGGGCGCCACGGGCCTCTCCCTCGCCCTGCTGCTGCGACTGCGCTCCCCCGACGTGCTGGCCCCGGCGACGGCGGCGGCCTCGCGGCTGCTGGAGCGGGCGGGTTCGAGCCGCCCCAAGAGCCGGGGCGGCTCCGCGGTGGCCGCGGGGATCGCGGCGCCCCGCGCGGGCCTCGCCGAGCTGGGCGCGGCCTGGCGGGAGGCGTCGGCGTCGGCGCGGGCGGCGCTGGCCGAACCCCGGCTGGGACCGGTCGCCCAGTGGGCGTCGATCGGCCCCTTCCGCCTGCTCACCGCACTGCCCCCGGAGGCCGCCCACGACCCGGTCGCCGGCCCGCTGCTCGCCCCCGCGCAGGCGGAACTGGCCCGTACCGCCGAGGTCTATCTGGACCGCGCGGGCCAGGCCGGCCGCACGGCCGCCGAGCTGGGCATCCACCGCCAGACGCTCTACTACCGTCTGTCCCGGATCGAGCAGCTCACCGGCCTCGACCTGGACGACGGCGAGGACCGGCTGCTGCTGCACATGGCGCTCAAGGGCTCGCGTCTGTAG
- a CDS encoding branched-chain amino acid aminotransferase — protein MTTPTIELKPSAHPLPHAEREAILANPGFGRHFTDHMVTIKWTEGRGWHDGQLVPYAPISLDPATTVLHYAQEIFEGLKAYRRPDGSVATFRPEKNAERFQRSARRLAMPELPVETFIEACDVLVAQDKAWVPAHGGEESLYLRPFMIATEVGLGVKPANEYLFLVIASPAGAYFPGGVKPVSIWVSEDRVRAVPGGMGDAKTGGNYAASLLAQAEAAAKGCDQVCYLDAVEHQWVEELGGMNLYFVYGDKIVTPALSGSILEGVTRDSLLGVARDLGYEAVEERVSVEQWQRDSENGSLTEVFACGTAAVITPVGTVKRAGGEWQQGGGEPGEVTVRLRQALLDIQRGKAEDKHGWMHPLG, from the coding sequence ATGACGACGCCCACGATCGAGCTCAAGCCCTCCGCCCACCCGCTCCCGCACGCGGAGCGGGAGGCGATCCTGGCCAACCCCGGGTTCGGCCGCCACTTCACCGACCACATGGTGACGATCAAGTGGACCGAGGGCCGCGGCTGGCACGACGGCCAGCTCGTCCCGTACGCGCCGATCTCCCTCGACCCGGCGACCACCGTCCTGCACTACGCGCAGGAGATCTTCGAGGGCCTGAAGGCCTACCGCCGGCCCGACGGGTCCGTCGCCACCTTCCGTCCCGAGAAGAACGCCGAGCGCTTCCAGCGCTCCGCCAGGCGCCTGGCGATGCCCGAGCTGCCGGTCGAGACCTTCATCGAGGCGTGCGACGTCCTGGTCGCCCAGGACAAGGCGTGGGTGCCGGCGCACGGCGGCGAGGAGTCCCTCTACCTGCGCCCGTTCATGATCGCGACCGAGGTGGGGCTGGGCGTGAAGCCCGCCAACGAGTACCTGTTCCTGGTCATCGCCTCCCCGGCCGGCGCCTACTTCCCCGGCGGAGTGAAGCCGGTCTCCATCTGGGTCTCCGAGGACCGCGTCCGCGCCGTCCCCGGCGGCATGGGCGACGCCAAGACCGGCGGCAACTACGCGGCCTCCCTGCTCGCCCAGGCCGAGGCCGCCGCCAAGGGCTGCGACCAGGTCTGCTACCTCGACGCCGTCGAGCACCAGTGGGTCGAGGAACTGGGCGGCATGAACCTGTACTTCGTCTACGGCGACAAGATCGTCACGCCTGCCCTCAGCGGCTCCATCCTGGAGGGCGTCACCCGTGACTCCCTGCTGGGCGTCGCCCGAGACCTCGGCTACGAGGCCGTGGAGGAGCGCGTCTCCGTCGAGCAGTGGCAGCGCGACTCGGAGAACGGCAGCCTCACCGAGGTCTTCGCCTGCGGCACGGCCGCGGTCATCACCCCGGTCGGCACGGTGAAGCGGGCCGGCGGCGAGTGGCAGCAGGGCGGCGGCGAGCCCGGCGAGGTCACCGTCCGGCTGCGCCAGGCCCTCCTCGACATCCAGCGCGGCAAGGCCGAGGACAAGCACGGCTGGATGCACCCGCTGGGCTGA
- the pruA gene encoding L-glutamate gamma-semialdehyde dehydrogenase, which produces MDAVTQVPTPVNEPVHGYAPGTPERARLEAKLKELADNPVDLPCTIGGEKRMGGGERFDVVQPHNHKARLGTYANATQQDAQDAIDAALAAAPAWRAMSFDDRAAIILRAAELLAGPWRETIAASTMLGQSKTAQQAEIDSPCELVDFWRFNVHYARGILAEQPPANSPGVWNRMDHRPLEGFVYAITPFNFSAIAANLPTAPALMGNVVVWKPSPTQTHAAVLLMRLLEEAGLPKGVINLVTGDGIEVSKVALEHRDLAGIHFTGSTRTFQHLWKTVGNNIEKYRTYPRLVGETGGKDFLVAHPSADRAVLKTALTRGAFEYQGQKCSATSRAYIPASIWNDGFKEEFAAEVDYITMGDVTDLSNFVGAVIDERSFAKNKAAIDRAKEDPACTIVAGGSYDDSVGYFVRPTVIECTDPENEVFRTEYFGPILAVHVYEDENYDEMLTQMESVSDYALTGSVVSNDRAAAAYTMEKLRYAAGNFYINDKSTGAVVGQQPFGGGRASGTNDKAGAPQNLMRWTLTRAIKETLVPPTDYGYPHMG; this is translated from the coding sequence ATGGACGCTGTGACCCAGGTCCCCACCCCCGTCAACGAACCGGTGCACGGCTACGCCCCCGGTACGCCCGAGCGCGCCCGGCTGGAGGCCAAGCTCAAGGAGCTGGCCGACAACCCGGTCGACCTGCCCTGCACCATCGGCGGTGAGAAGCGGATGGGCGGCGGCGAGCGCTTCGACGTCGTGCAGCCGCACAACCACAAGGCCCGCCTGGGCACCTACGCCAACGCCACCCAGCAGGACGCCCAGGACGCCATCGACGCGGCCCTCGCCGCCGCGCCCGCCTGGCGCGCGATGTCCTTCGACGACCGCGCCGCGATCATCCTGCGCGCCGCCGAGCTGCTGGCCGGCCCCTGGCGCGAGACCATCGCCGCCTCCACGATGCTGGGCCAGTCCAAGACCGCCCAGCAGGCCGAGATCGACAGCCCCTGCGAGCTGGTCGACTTCTGGCGCTTCAACGTCCACTACGCGCGCGGCATCCTCGCCGAGCAGCCCCCGGCCAACTCGCCGGGCGTGTGGAACCGCATGGACCACCGTCCGCTCGAGGGCTTCGTCTACGCGATCACGCCGTTCAACTTCAGCGCCATCGCAGCCAACCTGCCCACCGCGCCGGCCCTCATGGGCAACGTGGTGGTCTGGAAGCCGTCCCCCACCCAGACCCACGCCGCCGTGCTGCTGATGCGTCTGCTGGAGGAGGCCGGTCTGCCCAAGGGCGTCATCAACCTGGTCACCGGCGACGGCATCGAGGTCTCCAAGGTCGCCCTGGAGCACCGGGACCTGGCCGGCATCCACTTCACCGGCTCGACCAGGACCTTCCAGCACCTGTGGAAGACGGTCGGCAACAACATCGAGAAGTACCGCACCTACCCGCGCCTGGTCGGCGAGACCGGCGGCAAGGACTTCCTCGTCGCCCACCCGAGCGCCGACCGCGCCGTGCTCAAGACCGCCCTGACCCGCGGCGCCTTCGAGTACCAGGGCCAGAAGTGCAGCGCCACCTCGCGCGCGTACATCCCGGCGTCGATCTGGAACGACGGCTTCAAGGAGGAGTTCGCCGCCGAGGTCGACTACATCACCATGGGGGACGTCACCGACCTGTCGAACTTCGTCGGCGCCGTCATCGACGAGCGGTCCTTCGCCAAGAACAAGGCCGCCATCGACCGCGCCAAGGAGGACCCGGCCTGCACCATCGTCGCGGGCGGCTCCTACGACGACTCGGTCGGCTACTTCGTCCGCCCGACGGTGATCGAGTGCACCGACCCGGAGAACGAGGTCTTCCGCACCGAGTACTTCGGCCCGATCCTCGCCGTGCACGTCTACGAGGACGAGAACTACGACGAGATGCTGACCCAGATGGAGTCGGTGTCCGACTACGCCCTCACCGGCTCGGTCGTCTCCAACGACCGCGCCGCGGCGGCGTACACGATGGAGAAGCTGCGCTACGCGGCCGGCAACTTCTACATCAACGACAAGTCGACCGGCGCCGTCGTCGGCCAGCAGCCCTTCGGCGGCGGCCGTGCCTCCGGCACCAACGACAAGGCCGGCGCCCCGCAGAACCTGATGCGCTGGACCCTGACCCGCGCCATCAAGGAGACGCTGGTCCCGCCGACCGACTACGGCTACCCGCACATGGGCTGA
- the serA gene encoding phosphoglycerate dehydrogenase: protein MSSKPVVLIAEELSPATVDALGPDFEIRHCNGADRAELLPAIAEVDAILVRSATKVDAEAIAAAKKLKVVARAGVGLDNVDVSAATKAGVMVVNAPTSNIVTAAELACGLIVATARNIPQANAALKNGEWKRSKYTGVELAEKTLGVVGLGRIGALVAQRMSAFGMKVVAYDPYVQPARAAQMGVKVLSLDELLEVSDFITVHLPKTPETLGLIGDEALRKVKPGVRVINAARGGIVDEEALYSALKEGRVAGAGLDVYAKEPCTDSPLFEFDQVVCTPHLGASTDEAQEKAGIAVARSVRLALAGELVPDAVNVQGGVIAEDVKPGLPLAERLGRIFTALAGEVAVRLDVEVYGEITQHDVKVLELSALKGVFEDVVAETVSYVNAPLFAQERGVEVRLTTSSESADHRNVVTVRGTLSGGEEISVSGTLAGPKHVQKIVAIGEYDVDLALADHMVVLRYEDRPGVVGTVGRVLGEAGINIAGMQVARATVGGEALAVLTVDDTVSAGVIGELAEEIGATSARSVNLV, encoded by the coding sequence GTGAGCTCGAAACCCGTCGTACTCATCGCTGAAGAGCTGTCGCCCGCCACCGTCGACGCCCTCGGCCCGGACTTCGAGATCCGGCACTGCAACGGCGCGGACCGCGCCGAGCTGCTCCCGGCCATCGCCGAGGTGGACGCGATCCTGGTCCGCTCGGCCACCAAGGTCGACGCCGAGGCGATCGCCGCCGCGAAGAAGCTCAAGGTCGTCGCCCGCGCCGGCGTCGGCCTCGACAACGTCGACGTCTCCGCCGCCACCAAGGCCGGCGTGATGGTCGTCAACGCCCCCACCTCGAACATCGTGACCGCCGCCGAACTCGCCTGCGGTCTGATCGTCGCCACCGCGCGCAACATCCCGCAGGCCAACGCCGCGCTGAAGAACGGCGAGTGGAAGCGGAGCAAGTACACGGGCGTCGAACTCGCCGAGAAGACCCTCGGCGTCGTGGGCCTGGGCCGCATCGGCGCCCTCGTCGCGCAGCGCATGTCCGCCTTCGGCATGAAGGTCGTCGCCTACGACCCCTATGTACAGCCCGCGCGGGCCGCGCAGATGGGCGTCAAGGTGCTGTCGCTGGACGAGCTGCTCGAGGTCTCCGACTTCATCACCGTCCACCTGCCGAAGACCCCCGAGACCCTCGGTCTGATCGGCGACGAGGCGCTGCGCAAGGTGAAGCCGGGCGTGCGCGTCATCAACGCCGCGCGCGGCGGCATCGTCGACGAGGAGGCGCTGTACTCGGCGCTCAAGGAGGGCCGCGTCGCCGGCGCCGGGCTCGACGTGTACGCGAAGGAGCCCTGCACCGACTCCCCGCTCTTCGAGTTCGACCAGGTCGTCTGCACCCCGCACCTCGGCGCCTCCACCGACGAGGCCCAGGAGAAGGCCGGTATCGCCGTCGCCCGCTCGGTCCGTCTCGCCCTCGCCGGTGAGCTGGTCCCGGACGCGGTGAACGTGCAGGGCGGAGTCATCGCCGAGGACGTCAAGCCGGGCCTGCCGCTCGCCGAGCGCCTCGGCCGGATCTTCACCGCGCTCGCCGGCGAGGTCGCGGTGCGCCTCGACGTCGAGGTGTACGGCGAGATCACCCAGCACGACGTGAAGGTGCTGGAGCTCTCCGCGCTCAAGGGCGTGTTCGAGGACGTCGTCGCCGAGACGGTGTCCTACGTGAACGCCCCGCTGTTCGCCCAGGAGCGCGGTGTCGAGGTCCGGCTGACCACCAGCTCGGAGTCGGCCGACCACCGCAACGTCGTCACCGTGCGCGGCACGCTGTCCGGCGGCGAGGAGATCTCGGTCTCCGGCACGCTGGCCGGCCCCAAGCACGTCCAGAAGATCGTCGCGATCGGCGAGTACGACGTGGACCTCGCGCTCGCCGACCACATGGTCGTGCTGCGCTACGAGGACCGTCCGGGCGTCGTCGGCACCGTGGGCCGCGTCCTCGGTGAGGCGGGCATCAACATCGCCGGCATGCAGGTCGCCCGTGCGACCGTCGGTGGCGAGGCGCTCGCCGTGCTGACGGTCGACGACACGGTGTCCGCCGGGGTGATCGGTGAGCTCGCCGAGGAGATCGGGGCGACGTCGGCGCGCTCGGTCAACCTGGTCTGA
- a CDS encoding proline dehydrogenase family protein, which translates to MLGPVILAASRSDRMRRLVSAAPVTKQVVDRFIPGETVDQVLPIIRELTGNGLELTMDVVGEDITTPEQAAAARDAYLELIDRLKPLELGARAEMSVKLSLFGQALAGGHELALANVRPVVEAAAAIGTTVTLDAEDHTTLDSMFAIHEELRKDFPQTGCVIQAYLFRTEEDARRLAAAGSRVRLVKGAYKEPAEVAYQQKHEIDKAYVRILRTLMEGEGYPMIGSHDPRLISIAQELARTAGRKLDEYEFQMLYGIRGDEHLRLAAEGHRMRVYTAYGTDWYGYFMRRLAEKPANLRFFARSMITKG; encoded by the coding sequence GTGCTGGGTCCCGTGATTCTCGCCGCGTCGCGCAGCGACCGGATGCGACGCCTGGTCTCGGCGGCCCCGGTGACCAAACAGGTCGTCGACCGGTTCATCCCCGGGGAGACCGTCGACCAGGTCCTGCCCATCATCCGGGAGCTCACCGGCAACGGCCTGGAGCTGACCATGGACGTGGTCGGCGAGGACATCACCACCCCCGAGCAGGCGGCGGCCGCCCGCGACGCGTACCTCGAGCTGATCGACCGCCTGAAGCCGCTGGAGCTCGGCGCCCGCGCCGAGATGTCGGTGAAGCTCTCCCTGTTCGGGCAGGCGCTGGCCGGCGGCCACGAGCTGGCGCTCGCCAACGTCCGTCCGGTCGTCGAGGCGGCGGCCGCGATCGGCACCACGGTGACGCTGGACGCCGAGGACCACACCACCCTCGACTCGATGTTCGCCATCCACGAGGAGCTGCGGAAGGACTTCCCGCAGACGGGCTGCGTCATCCAGGCCTACCTCTTCCGCACCGAGGAGGACGCGCGCCGCCTCGCCGCGGCCGGCAGTCGCGTACGGTTGGTGAAGGGCGCCTACAAGGAGCCCGCCGAGGTCGCCTACCAGCAGAAGCACGAGATCGACAAGGCGTATGTGCGCATCCTGCGGACGCTGATGGAGGGCGAGGGCTACCCGATGATCGGGTCCCACGACCCGCGCCTGATCTCCATCGCCCAGGAACTGGCCCGCACGGCCGGGCGCAAGCTCGACGAGTACGAGTTCCAGATGCTCTACGGCATCCGCGGCGACGAGCACCTGCGACTGGCCGCCGAGGGCCACCGCATGCGCGTCTACACGGCCTACGGCACCGACTGGTACGGCTACTTCATGCGGCGTCTCGCGGAGAAGCCGGCCAACCTCCGGTTCTTCGCCCGCAGCATGATCACCAAGGGCTGA
- a CDS encoding TetR/AcrR family transcriptional regulator, which yields MGHREDLLEGAKRCLLAKGFVRTTARDIVRESGTNLASIGYHYGSKDALLAQAYVSLIEGMGGAFEGGGNVDEAAPGSLERFERVWSNIIATMRDPGTVWRLSMEVLALGDRLPEVRDHLAKAQREAGRGLVPLLMGGREEDVSDETADTLGAFYVTLMTGLIAQWTFDPASAPDGERLAAGLRRVVEAAATDASP from the coding sequence ATGGGACACCGTGAGGATCTGCTGGAGGGCGCCAAGCGCTGCCTGCTCGCCAAGGGCTTCGTGCGCACGACGGCGCGGGACATCGTCAGGGAGTCGGGGACCAACCTGGCGTCCATCGGCTACCACTACGGCTCCAAGGACGCGCTGCTCGCACAGGCCTACGTCTCGCTGATCGAGGGGATGGGCGGCGCGTTCGAAGGGGGCGGGAACGTCGACGAGGCCGCCCCCGGCTCACTGGAGCGGTTCGAGCGGGTCTGGTCGAACATCATCGCCACCATGCGGGATCCGGGCACGGTGTGGCGCCTCAGCATGGAGGTCCTCGCCCTCGGCGACCGGCTTCCCGAGGTGCGCGACCACCTGGCGAAGGCGCAGCGCGAGGCCGGCCGCGGACTGGTCCCGCTGCTGATGGGCGGCCGCGAGGAGGACGTGTCCGACGAGACCGCGGACACCCTCGGCGCGTTCTACGTGACCCTGATGACCGGCCTCATCGCCCAGTGGACCTTCGACCCGGCGTCCGCGCCCGACGGCGAGCGGCTCGCCGCCGGACTGCGCCGGGTCGTCGAGGCCGCGGCTACAGACGCGAGCCCTTGA
- a CDS encoding 3-isopropylmalate dehydrogenase, with protein MSRSLNLAVIPGDGIGQEVVAEGLKVLSAVLPQDVKLETKEYDFGARRYHATGETLTDADLDELKRHDAILLGAIGDPSVPSGILERGFLLKLRFAFDHHVNLRPSKLLPGVATPLAGEPQIDFVVVREGTEGPYTGNGGTIRKGTPHEVATEVSVNTAFGVERVVRDAFARAQARPRKKLTLVHKNNVLTFAGHLWTNVFNKVAEEYPEVTTDYIHVDAATIYLVTDPARFDVIVTDNLFGDIITDLAAAVSGGIGVAASGNINPGREFPSMFEPVHGSAPDIAGQGKADPSATVLSVALLLRHLGHDAEATRIEDAVSADLAERVGLPARSTSEIGDALAARVAG; from the coding sequence ATGTCTCGCAGCCTCAATCTCGCAGTGATCCCCGGTGACGGCATCGGCCAGGAGGTCGTGGCCGAAGGCCTGAAGGTCCTCTCCGCCGTCCTCCCGCAGGATGTGAAGCTGGAGACCAAGGAGTACGACTTCGGCGCCAGGCGCTACCACGCCACCGGTGAGACCCTCACCGACGCCGACCTCGACGAGCTGAAGCGGCACGACGCCATCCTGCTCGGCGCCATCGGCGACCCGTCGGTCCCCTCCGGCATCCTCGAGCGCGGCTTCCTGCTCAAGCTCCGCTTCGCCTTCGACCACCACGTCAACCTGCGGCCGAGCAAGCTGCTGCCCGGCGTGGCCACCCCGCTCGCCGGCGAGCCGCAGATCGACTTCGTGGTGGTCCGCGAGGGCACCGAGGGCCCGTACACCGGCAACGGCGGCACCATCCGCAAGGGCACGCCGCACGAGGTCGCCACGGAGGTCTCCGTGAACACGGCCTTCGGCGTCGAGCGCGTGGTCCGCGACGCCTTCGCCCGCGCCCAGGCCCGCCCCCGCAAGAAGCTCACCCTGGTCCACAAGAACAACGTGCTGACCTTCGCGGGCCACCTGTGGACGAACGTCTTCAACAAGGTGGCCGAGGAGTACCCCGAGGTCACCACCGACTACATCCACGTCGACGCCGCGACGATCTACCTCGTCACCGACCCGGCCCGCTTCGACGTCATCGTCACCGACAACCTCTTCGGCGACATCATCACCGACCTCGCCGCGGCCGTCTCCGGCGGCATCGGCGTCGCGGCCTCCGGCAACATCAACCCGGGCCGCGAGTTCCCGTCCATGTTCGAGCCGGTGCACGGCTCGGCCCCGGACATCGCGGGCCAGGGCAAGGCCGACCCCAGCGCCACCGTGCTGTCCGTCGCCCTCCTGCTGCGCCACCTCGGCCACGACGCCGAGGCGACCCGCATCGAGGACGCCGTCTCCGCCGACCTCGCCGAGCGTGTCGGACTGCCCGCCCGCAGCACCTCGGAGATCGGCGACGCGCTCGCCGCACGAGTAGCCGGCTGA
- a CDS encoding MFS transporter, with the protein MTMNPPRAGRREWTALSVLMLPLLLVSMDVSVLYFAIPEISADLEPSGTQQLWIFDIYGFVLAGLLMTMGAVGDRVGRRRLLLVGAAAFGAASLLAAYAHSAETLIAARAVLGVGGATLMPSTMALVRTMFTDPAQRAKAIGLWSGVMTAGIALGSVMSGVLVEHFWWGSVFLVNLPAMVLLLVLGPVLLPESKNPSPGRFDLLSVPLSMAAVLPVVYGLKELPSEGWNVRYVMAITVGLLFAALFVHRQRTTASPMIPPALFRGHGFSPALVLNTVSAFGMMGSAFFTTQYLQSVLGKSALEAALWSLLPSVLIGAAAPAAALLVQRGAERAYVVTAGFVIAACGYGLLALAGTDSLWPVLAACGVMASGIVIVMSLLTDLALSSAPVEQAGSASSLLETGTEFGGALGMAALGSIGTAVYRHQMPDAAPAAARETLGGALTVAAELPGRAGDALAAAAREAFTSGMQGAAVAGAVVLLGAGGLAAMGLRHIRIRPEAPTENAGRADALSPSGV; encoded by the coding sequence ATGACAATGAACCCACCCCGCGCCGGCCGTCGGGAATGGACCGCGCTGAGCGTGCTGATGCTTCCGCTGCTGCTGGTCTCGATGGACGTCTCGGTGCTCTACTTCGCGATCCCCGAGATCAGCGCGGACCTGGAACCGAGCGGCACCCAGCAGCTGTGGATCTTCGACATCTACGGCTTCGTGCTGGCCGGCCTGCTGATGACGATGGGCGCGGTGGGCGACCGCGTCGGCCGCCGCAGGCTGCTCCTCGTCGGCGCGGCCGCCTTCGGCGCCGCCTCGCTGCTGGCGGCCTACGCCCACAGCGCCGAGACCCTGATCGCGGCCCGCGCGGTCCTCGGTGTCGGCGGCGCGACGCTGATGCCGTCGACGATGGCGCTGGTCCGCACGATGTTCACCGACCCCGCCCAGCGGGCCAAGGCGATCGGCCTGTGGTCCGGCGTGATGACGGCCGGTATCGCGCTCGGCTCGGTGATGAGCGGCGTCCTCGTCGAGCACTTCTGGTGGGGCTCGGTCTTCCTGGTGAACCTGCCCGCGATGGTCCTGCTGCTGGTACTCGGCCCGGTACTGCTCCCCGAGTCGAAGAACCCCTCCCCCGGCCGCTTCGACCTGCTGAGCGTCCCGCTGTCGATGGCGGCCGTCCTGCCCGTGGTCTACGGCCTGAAGGAACTGCCCTCCGAGGGGTGGAACGTCAGGTACGTCATGGCGATCACCGTCGGTCTGCTGTTCGCGGCGCTGTTCGTGCACCGGCAGCGCACCACGGCCTCGCCGATGATCCCGCCCGCCCTCTTCCGCGGGCACGGCTTCAGCCCGGCGCTCGTCCTCAACACCGTTTCGGCGTTCGGGATGATGGGCTCGGCCTTCTTCACCACCCAGTACCTGCAGTCCGTGCTCGGCAAGAGCGCGCTGGAGGCCGCGCTGTGGAGCCTGCTGCCCTCGGTGCTCATAGGCGCCGCCGCCCCGGCCGCCGCCCTGCTGGTCCAGCGGGGCGCCGAGCGCGCCTACGTGGTGACGGCCGGCTTCGTCATCGCGGCGTGCGGCTACGGACTGCTGGCCCTGGCCGGTACGGACTCGCTGTGGCCGGTGCTGGCCGCGTGCGGGGTGATGGCCTCGGGCATCGTGATCGTGATGTCCCTGCTGACCGACCTGGCGCTGAGCTCGGCGCCGGTCGAGCAGGCGGGCTCGGCGTCCTCCCTCCTTGAGACCGGCACGGAGTTCGGCGGCGCCCTGGGCATGGCCGCCCTCGGCTCCATCGGCACGGCCGTCTACCGCCACCAGATGCCGGACGCGGCGCCCGCGGCGGCCCGGGAGACCCTGGGCGGTGCGCTGACCGTCGCCGCCGAACTGCCGGGGCGCGCGGGAGACGCCCTGGCGGCTGCGGCACGGGAGGCGTTCACCAGCGGGATGCAGGGCGCCGCGGTCGCGGGGGCGGTGGTGCTGCTCGGGGCGGGCGGACTGGCCGCGATGGGCCTGCGGCACATCAGGATCCGTCCGGAGGCGCCCACGGAAAACGCCGGACGGGCTGACGCGCTCAGCCCGTCCGGCGTGTGA